One genomic window of Arachis stenosperma cultivar V10309 chromosome 10, arast.V10309.gnm1.PFL2, whole genome shotgun sequence includes the following:
- the LOC130957252 gene encoding uncharacterized protein LOC130957252 produces the protein MEKNQVAAITTQPSTQEGVNTEEGGEWEQANYVGNSPRQNHDLYSKTYNSGWKNHPNFGWENQQEQSQNQTRQNHNPNNHAVHQHSSQRSYQQPPNHTPQHPYQNQHDHPHSYNPNPSYFEDRLSRIETLLEGLCKEVKDSKLFQEEVRSNMQNQDAAIKKLEVQIGYLFKQIPSQTNCRNINPNPREECQAITLRSGKELKETSKIPSAENSDKREIEQKEDQVIPPNTHREEEVLRSYPPKAPYPQQLKKKEDDSQFSRFLKIFKRLQINIPFAEAIEQMPLYAKFLKELMTKKRSWRNNETVVLTEECSAII, from the coding sequence ATGGAGaagaaccaagttgcagcaatCACCACACAACCATCAACCCAAGAAGGAGTAAACACAGAGGAAGGAGGTGAatgggagcaagccaactatgttggtAACTCACCAAGGCAAAATCATGATctatactccaaaacttacaatTCAGGATGGAAGAACCACCCCAACTTTGGGTGGGAAAACCAACAAGAACAAAGCCAAAACCAGACACGTCAAAATCACAATCCTAACAACCATGCTGTCCACCAACATTCATCACAAAGATCATATCAACAACCACCTAACCACACTCCTCAACATCCATATCAAAACCAGCATGATCATCCTCACTCTTATAACCCAAACCCATCATACTTTGAGGATAGACTCTCTAGAATTGAAACCTTACTTGAAGGTTTATGCAAGGAAGTCAAAGATAGCAAGTTATTCCAAGAAGAAGTGAGATCTAATATGCAAAATCAAGATGCGGCCATCAAGAAACTCGAGGTACAAATCGGTTACCTGTTCAAGCAAATCCCTAGCCAAACCAACTGCCGTAACATTAATCCAAACCCAAGGGAGGAATGCCAAGCCATCACCCTCAGAAGTGGGAAGGAATTGAAGGAGACTTCCAAGATACCATCAGCGGAGAATTCAGACAAAAGGGAAATAGAACAAAAAGAAGATCAAGTCATCCCTCCTAATACACATCGAGAAGAAGAAGTGCTGAGATCATATCCTCCAAAAGCCCCATATCCTCAGCaattgaagaagaaggaagatgATAGCCAGTTTTCAAGATTCTTGAAAATATTCAAAAGGTTACAAATCAACATACCCTTTGCAGAAGCAATAGAGCAAATGCCGCTTTATGCTAAGTTCTTGAAAGAGTTGATGACTAAAAAGAGAAGCTGGAGAAACAACGAGACAGTGGTGTTAACCGAAgaatgtagtgccatcattTAG